A genomic window from Daphnia magna isolate NIES linkage group LG9, ASM2063170v1.1, whole genome shotgun sequence includes:
- the LOC123475906 gene encoding uncharacterized protein LOC123475906 — MYTLDFVSQHLAEIRMAFSLFHPLIFQNPCCEFRRFTTADVQLFDELFNTVRSGVSFPVAPVSVVQPVWCNDFYYNEYPGYARLRDVLPLLHARFLWWAESGDDIYHPSASVSNFYPELTYADIQIRLEHRQVRLAVLNHLSDSAEED; from the exons ATGTATACGTTGGATTTCGTTTCTCAGCATCTTGCTGAAATTAGAATGGCTTTTTCGCTTTTCCACCCGTTAATCTTCCAAAATCCGTGTTGTGAATTTCGTCGCTTTACGACTGCCGATGTGCAGTTGTTCGATGAGTTGTTCAACACGGTTCGGAGTGGTGTATCCTTTCCCGTTGCTCCCGTATCCGTGGTGCAACCGGTTTGGTGTAACGATTTTTACTACAA tgAATATCCTGGCTACGCCCGACTTCGCGATGTTCTTCCACTGCTGCACGCACGGTTCTTGTGGTGGGCAGAATCCGGAGATGATATTTATCATCCTTCAGCTTCGGTTTCCAATTTTTATCCGGAGTTGACGTATGCCGATATCCAAATACGACTTGAGCACCGCCAAGTCCGATTGGCtgttttgaatcatttgaGTGATTCTGCTGAGGAAGATTGA